A DNA window from Solanum lycopersicum chromosome 3, SLM_r2.1 contains the following coding sequences:
- the LOC101245232 gene encoding beta-D-glucosyl crocetin beta-1,6-glucosyltransferase-like, with protein sequence MDTRHRSIRIAMLPWLAHGHITPFIELAKALSNRNFYIYICSTQVNINSFKQTISEKHSISIKIVEIHLPNLPNLPPHYHTTNGLPPHLMSTLKNAMDMAQPSFYHILTTLKPDLVIYDFLQPWVPTLAASLNIPSVLFLTPGAAACSYLFHIGKKKTVCEYPFPSIYLRDYEYGRNRHMFEPTEEDEGNDGFTDTQRRVNGCIDGSSQIILIKSIRQLEGKYIDYLSNIQNKRYVPVGPLVRAPETEDEHSEIMEWLNSKTRCSTVFASFGTEYFLSKEETEVVALGLELSKVNFLWVIRFPVGQNRNLEEALPKGFLERVGNRGKIVQGWAPQLTILSHWSIGGFVIHCGWSSVMEGLKLGVPIIGMPMHLDQPLNAKLIVDAGVGEEVVRDKDGNIDEHQVAKVVREVVAEKSGQRLRKKAREYSEIMKGNGDEEIDEVVKELLNLCKPITRRDSVEMLY encoded by the exons ATGGATACAAGACATAGAAGCATTAGAATAGCAATGTTACCATGGCTAGCTCATGGTCACATAACACCTTTTATAGAGCTAGCCAAAGCACTTTCAAATAGAAATTTCTACATCTACATATGTTCCACacaagtcaatatcaattcattcAAACAAACAATATCTGAAAAACActcaatttcaataaaaatagttGAAATTCATCTTCCAAATTTACCAAACCTTCCTCCACACTACCACACAACTAATGGACTTCCACCTCATCTCATGTCAACTCTTAAAAATGCAATGGACATGGCTCAACCTAGTTTTTACCATATACTTACTACTTTGAAACCAGATTTAgttatttatgattttcttcAACCATGGGTTCCAACTTTGGCTGCTTCATTGAATATACCTTCTGTTTTGTTTTTAACCCCTGGTGCTGCTGCATGTTCTTATCTATTTCatattggtaaaaaaaaaactgtttGTGAATACCCTTTTCCATCTATTTATCTAAGAGATTATGAGTATGGGAGGAATAGACATATGTTTGAACCAACTGAAGAGGATGAGGGTAATGATGGATTTACAGATACTCAGAGAAGAGTCAATGGATGCATAGATGGATCATCTCAAATCATATTGATCAAGTCTATTAGACAATTAGAAGGAAAATACATTGATTATCTCTCTAATATACAAAATAAGAG GTATGTTCCAGTTGGACCTCTTGTTAGAGCACCAGAAACAGAGGATGAGCATTCAGAGATCATGGAGTGGCTAAACAGTAAAACAAGATGCTCCACAGTATTCGCTTCATTTGGGACTGAATATTTCCTATCCAAGGAAGAAACAGAAGTAGTAGCTCTTGGTCTAGAGCTTAGCAAGGTGAATTTCTTGTGGGTAATTAGATTCCCAGTTGGACAAAATAGGAACCTTGAAGAAGCTCTTCCAAAGGGTTTTCTAGAAAGAGTTGGAAACAGAGGAAAAATAGTACAAGGATGGGCACCACAGTTAACAATATTAAGCCATTGGAGTATAGGAGGATTCGTGATTCATTGTGGATGGAGTTCGGTAATGGAAGGACTTAAACTTGGTGTTCCAATAATAGGAATGCCAATgcaccttgatcaaccattaaATGCAAAGTTGATAGTTGATGCTGGGGTAGGGGAAGAGGTGGTTAGGGACAAAGATGGAAATATTGATGAGCATCAAGTGGCAAAGGTTGTAAGGGAAGTGGTGGCAGAGAAAAGTGGGCAAAGATTGAGAAAAAAAGCGAGAGAGTATAGTGAGATAATGAAGGGTAATGGAGACGAGGAAATAGATGAAGTTGTCAAAGAGTTGCTGAATCTTTGTAAACCAATAACAAGGAGGGATTCTGTTGAAATGCTTTATTaa